The following are encoded together in the Ezakiella massiliensis genome:
- a CDS encoding sugar ABC transporter ATP-binding protein, with amino-acid sequence MKQVLEFRHVGKSFSGNHVLKDVNFTLNEGEILGLVGENGAGKSTMMNILFGMSFIHETGGYEGEVLIDEEVVNFKDPYDALKAGLGMVHQEFSLIPGFTATENILLNREITKPNFFSKMFGKKLETLKRDSMNESAKKAIDMLGLEIPVESKVMDMPVGHKQFIEIARELSKDNVKLIIMDEPTAVLTESEADILIKAMKKLAARGIAIIFISHRLREVVDVCDKIVVLRDGEIVKDTPNKDLNIVDIASWMVGRDMSSKKEQRTYRDIKDNAVMTVKNLYVDMPGETVRNVSFEVKKGEILGFCGLAGQGKLGIPNGIMGLYPSGGEVVYNGEPLDLKDTRATLKKHIAFVSEDRRGMGLLLDEGIDWNIGFDAMQVHDKFTKKIGPVVFRDDKALKDVANQYIENLEIRTQGPHEKARNLSGGNQQKVCLAKAFAVEPEFLFVSEPTRGIDVGAKKLVLDALRGYNEDYGTTICIVSSELEELRSIADRILVIFEGKVFGELKPNDPVEYFGLMMAGTNPKEVIDA; translated from the coding sequence ATGAAACAGGTTTTAGAATTTAGACATGTTGGAAAAAGTTTCTCAGGTAATCACGTTTTAAAAGATGTTAACTTCACATTAAATGAAGGTGAAATCCTCGGCCTTGTAGGCGAAAATGGTGCTGGTAAGTCAACCATGATGAATATTCTATTTGGTATGAGCTTTATCCATGAAACCGGTGGCTACGAGGGAGAAGTTTTAATAGATGAAGAGGTTGTAAACTTCAAAGATCCATACGATGCTCTAAAGGCAGGTCTAGGTATGGTTCACCAAGAATTTTCACTTATTCCAGGTTTTACAGCCACAGAAAACATTCTTTTAAACCGTGAAATTACAAAGCCAAACTTTTTTAGTAAAATGTTTGGTAAGAAGTTGGAAACTTTGAAACGTGATTCTATGAACGAAAGTGCCAAAAAGGCCATCGATATGCTTGGACTTGAAATTCCAGTAGAATCCAAGGTTATGGATATGCCTGTCGGCCACAAGCAATTTATAGAAATTGCCAGAGAGCTTTCCAAGGACAATGTTAAGCTGATTATAATGGACGAACCAACTGCAGTTCTAACAGAAAGCGAAGCAGATATACTTATAAAGGCTATGAAAAAATTGGCTGCCAGGGGTATTGCTATTATATTTATCTCCCACAGGCTTCGCGAAGTTGTAGATGTATGTGATAAGATCGTCGTACTCCGTGACGGCGAAATCGTAAAGGATACACCTAACAAAGATTTAAATATCGTAGACATTGCCAGTTGGATGGTTGGTCGTGATATGTCTAGCAAGAAGGAACAAAGGACTTACCGGGATATTAAAGACAATGCGGTTATGACTGTTAAAAATCTTTATGTAGATATGCCTGGTGAAACCGTTCGTAATGTTAGCTTTGAAGTTAAAAAAGGAGAAATCCTAGGATTCTGTGGTCTGGCTGGCCAAGGCAAGCTGGGTATTCCAAATGGCATTATGGGCTTGTATCCATCAGGTGGTGAAGTAGTTTATAATGGCGAACCACTGGATTTAAAAGATACTCGGGCAACCCTCAAAAAGCATATTGCTTTTGTAAGTGAAGATAGGCGTGGAATGGGACTTCTTTTGGATGAAGGCATCGATTGGAATATTGGCTTTGACGCCATGCAAGTCCACGATAAGTTCACCAAAAAAATTGGTCCAGTTGTATTTAGAGATGACAAGGCACTAAAAGATGTTGCTAACCAATACATTGAAAATCTAGAAATCAGGACCCAAGGCCCACACGAAAAGGCTAGAAACCTAAGTGGTGGTAACCAACAAAAAGTTTGCTTGGCCAAGGCCTTTGCAGTTGAACCAGAATTTTTGTTCGTCAGTGAACCGACCAGGGGTATTGACGTTGGGGCCAAGAAATTAGTTTTGGATGCCCTGCGCGGTTACAACGAAGACTACGGAACTACAATTTGCATTGTAAGTAGTGAACTTGAAGAGCTCAGGAGTATAGCAGATAGGATCCTAGTAATATTTGAAGGCAAGGTCTTTGGTGAATTAAAACCAAACGACCCAGTAGAATATTTTGGACTTATGATGGCGGGAACAAATCCGAAGGAGGTTATTGATGCGTAA